A single region of the Hypanus sabinus isolate sHypSab1 chromosome 21, sHypSab1.hap1, whole genome shotgun sequence genome encodes:
- the ghitm gene encoding growth hormone-inducible transmembrane protein — translation MLVARFACLKNLPALSLRPALALKNITWRNHNLKTSQWLLLPKQNYATKSRVAVRRAKTMREKMKEAMFSPSLETAAKFDNTGRLFIAGGAALGIGALCYYGLGMSNEIGAIEKAIIWPQYVKERIHSTYMYFSGSVGLTALSAVAISRSPAIMNLMMRSSFLAIGATFAAMIGAGMLVRSLPYEKGLNAKHLAWMLHAGVMGAVVAPVTLLGGPLLIRAAWYTAGIVGGLSTVAMCAPSEKFLNMGGPLAVGLGLVFASSLGSMFLPPTSVFGAGLYSVAVYGGLVLFGMFLLYDTQKVIKRAEMYPAYGVQKFDPINACMGIYMDTLNIFIRVATILSSSGANRRK, via the exons ATGTTGGTGGCAAGATTTGCCTGTCTGAAGAATTTACCAGCATTGAGCCTACGGCCTGCCCTCGCTCTGAAAAATATCACTTGGAGGAATCATAATCTAAAGACTAGTCAGTGGCTTTTGCTACCCAAACAG AATTATGCCACCAAGTCACGTGTTGCTGTACGGCGAGCAAAAACAATGCGAGAGAAGATGAAGGAAGCAATGTTCAGCCCATCACTGGAGACTGCAGCCAAAT TTGATAACACTGGAAGATTGTTCATTGCTGGAGGAGCAGCTCTTGGTATCGGGGCACTTTGTTACTATGGACTGGGAATGTCCAATGAGATTGGAGCTATTGAAAAAGCTAT CATCTGGCCACAGTATGTAAAAGAGAGGATTCATTCCACATACATGTATTTTTCGGGAAGTGTGGGGTTAACAGCACTCTCAGCTGTGGCAATCAGTAGGTCACCAGCGATCATGAATCTGATGATGAGGAGTTCATTTTTG GCAATAGGAGCAACTTTTGCAGCAATGATCGGAGCAGGAATGTTGGTGAGATCTCTACCTTATGAGAAAGGACTGAATGCTAAGCACCTAGCCTGGATGTTACATGCCG GAGTGATGGGAGCAGTGGTTGCTCCTGTGACCCTTCTTGGTGGACCTCTACTGATCAGAGCAGCCTGGTACACAGCAGGTATTGTGGGAGGTCTCTCCACTGTTGCTATGTGTGCCCCAAGTGAGAAGTTCCTGAACATGGGTGGACCATTGGCTGTTGGACTGGGTTTGGTTTTTGCTTCCTCTTTAG GCTCCATGTTCCTGCCTCCCACCTCTGTATTTGGTGCTGGTTTATATTCTGTAGCTGTCTATGGAGGGCTAGTGCTTTTTGGAATGTTCCTGCTGTACGATACCCAGAAGGTGATCAAACGAGCAGAGATGTACCCAGCTTATGGTGTTCAGAAATTTGATCCCATCAATGC ATGCATGGGGATTTACATGGATACGTTAAACATCTTCATTCGAGTAGCGACTATACTGTCAAGTAGTGGCGCAAACAGAAGGAAGTAA